From Haloplanus rubicundus, one genomic window encodes:
- a CDS encoding McrB family protein, with amino-acid sequence MVNLVSVGEFDLDEGALQAAVDTYLDFKSTDEDQRNWNREVLNSGHSWLNQRDLTADTVSEYMSELREATGDDHPILSEEDFDDLEAKVADDAGNFVKNLVALFEDESSLEDRIERFRTNQDIDLTVISALLTTSDPDRYVLYDEEGFETLIRYFTGLHSPDLGDLSVGKRYELYRDYCSTIQTDVLSEKLADATLQDAQEFVGTVTHSAECRYNFILRYLFRHTSRLEEFEDQTSVFLDEIRTLPQAFLREQLEAYEGRQKIAKIRYDVLDAILDGASVDIDEIAARENANHEKNIMNSWDDYKILAQIYYNYAKDRVEAYIEDLLDYLRNEIDADQLSTHYVTYQGATNIPSTRSWAVLYPSVLGDHKSAYQLYIYFYPNEIEYGIDNGSDVPRKEYDDESFESEDEISIQNVVEAYRERLDTFWRWNEELIEEPDSAEYDELPWFETVEKHLQRKKQIVFHGPPGTGKTYGALNFAKWWIDRGLDEEDHFDDAVEDRLRMVTFHPTFSYEDFIEGITAKTRDGDLVYEPKAGVFKEMAEDAVEAYEDADSKADAPRYILIIDEVNRGNIPKIFGETITLIENDKRLGEPNEMRDELPHSEDRLVVPPNLYIIGTMNTADRSIALVDAAIRRRFRFRHFPPNYEVLYDQLGFDGEQDVKTKASVEEGEDLGALSILALSAINERIRDSGNLGKGKQVGHSYLIGGTTDERLVESWKNEILPLLDEYYFGDMERLKEHIFDGGGESLFNWKEQRIADFDSDALRAALSELVGEDGEVE; translated from the coding sequence ATGGTTAATCTGGTTTCAGTAGGGGAATTCGATCTCGACGAAGGGGCCCTCCAAGCGGCTGTCGATACGTACCTCGATTTCAAATCGACTGATGAGGACCAGAGAAATTGGAACCGAGAGGTTCTGAATAGCGGCCATTCGTGGCTCAATCAACGGGACCTGACTGCGGACACGGTATCGGAATATATGTCGGAACTGAGAGAAGCAACGGGAGATGATCACCCAATTCTGTCCGAGGAAGACTTCGACGACCTGGAGGCGAAGGTAGCTGACGACGCTGGAAATTTCGTCAAGAACCTGGTAGCGCTATTCGAAGATGAGAGTTCACTCGAAGATCGCATTGAGCGATTCAGGACGAATCAGGATATAGATCTCACGGTCATTAGTGCTCTCTTGACGACTTCCGACCCCGACCGATATGTACTGTACGACGAGGAAGGCTTTGAGACGCTTATTCGTTACTTCACTGGGTTGCACAGTCCCGATCTCGGCGATCTCTCTGTCGGGAAAAGATACGAGCTCTATCGGGACTACTGTTCAACAATCCAGACGGACGTTTTGAGCGAGAAACTCGCTGACGCCACGCTGCAAGACGCTCAAGAGTTCGTAGGTACTGTAACGCACTCAGCAGAATGTAGATACAACTTCATTCTCAGATACCTCTTCAGACACACTAGCCGGTTAGAGGAATTCGAGGATCAAACCTCTGTGTTCCTCGACGAAATTCGCACGCTACCACAGGCATTTCTCAGAGAACAGCTTGAGGCGTACGAAGGACGCCAGAAAATAGCCAAAATCCGGTACGATGTGCTCGATGCCATCCTTGACGGCGCATCCGTAGATATCGACGAAATCGCCGCACGAGAGAATGCAAACCACGAGAAGAACATCATGAACTCGTGGGACGACTACAAGATCCTCGCTCAGATTTACTACAACTATGCCAAAGACCGTGTAGAGGCGTATATCGAGGATTTGCTCGATTATCTACGAAACGAGATAGACGCTGACCAACTGTCTACTCACTACGTCACCTACCAGGGCGCAACCAACATCCCGAGTACTCGCTCGTGGGCTGTTCTGTATCCGAGCGTTCTCGGAGATCACAAATCGGCATATCAACTGTACATCTATTTCTATCCCAACGAGATTGAATACGGGATCGATAACGGAAGCGACGTCCCTCGAAAGGAATACGATGACGAGTCGTTCGAGTCTGAAGACGAAATATCGATCCAGAACGTGGTCGAAGCGTACAGAGAACGGTTGGACACGTTCTGGAGGTGGAACGAAGAACTGATCGAAGAACCGGACTCCGCAGAGTACGACGAGTTACCGTGGTTCGAGACCGTCGAAAAACATCTCCAGCGCAAGAAACAGATCGTTTTCCACGGTCCGCCAGGAACCGGGAAGACCTATGGAGCACTCAACTTCGCCAAGTGGTGGATAGACAGGGGACTGGACGAGGAAGACCACTTCGACGACGCTGTCGAGGACCGCCTTCGGATGGTAACGTTCCATCCGACGTTTTCGTATGAAGACTTCATCGAGGGGATAACGGCGAAGACCCGTGACGGCGACCTCGTATACGAACCCAAGGCTGGCGTGTTCAAGGAGATGGCTGAGGACGCCGTCGAGGCCTACGAAGACGCCGACTCGAAAGCAGATGCCCCCAGATACATCCTTATCATCGACGAAGTGAACCGGGGAAACATCCCAAAGATCTTCGGTGAGACGATCACCCTCATCGAGAACGACAAGCGGCTCGGTGAGCCGAATGAGATGAGAGACGAGCTGCCACATTCAGAGGATCGGCTCGTAGTGCCCCCGAATCTCTACATCATCGGGACGATGAACACGGCCGATCGGTCAATCGCACTCGTCGATGCCGCGATACGTCGGCGATTCCGATTTCGACACTTCCCGCCGAACTACGAAGTTCTCTACGACCAACTTGGCTTCGATGGCGAGCAGGACGTCAAAACCAAGGCTTCAGTCGAAGAGGGAGAGGACCTCGGTGCCCTCTCCATTCTCGCACTCAGTGCTATCAACGAACGTATTCGGGACAGTGGGAACCTCGGGAAAGGCAAACAGGTCGGTCACTCCTATCTCATCGGTGGGACCACGGACGAGCGTCTCGTAGAGTCCTGGAAGAACGAGATACTCCCTCTGCTCGATGAGTACTACTTCGGAGACATGGAGCGGCTCAAAGAGCACATATTCGATGGAGGGGGTGAGAGCCTATTCAACTGGAAGGAACAGCGGATCGCCGATTTCGATTCCGACGCTCTCCGTGCCGCGCTTTCCGAACTCGTTGGCGAGGATGGTGAAGTGGAGTGA
- a CDS encoding metallophosphoesterase family protein — MTDSVPTTVGLIADVHANLPALDGVLNDMPDLDALVHAGDIIGYGPWPNACVERLRKHDAVSVRGNHDQTVIEGRAYESSDRYAQDNLTDENLSWIEACPDKRALFEDRVVVVHGHPDDRFRYTEASNFSADLLGEEDVLVLGHTHQQAKAEYDNGIVVNPGSIGQPRDGDERAAYAVLDLTARTVELRRVPYDIDRLVEKIEESSISAYHTERYRHAE; from the coding sequence ATGACCGACTCAGTACCAACCACTGTCGGTCTGATTGCTGATGTTCATGCGAATCTCCCGGCACTCGATGGGGTCCTGAATGACATGCCGGATCTCGATGCGCTCGTTCACGCGGGTGATATCATTGGCTATGGTCCGTGGCCCAACGCATGTGTCGAAAGACTCCGGAAACACGACGCCGTCAGCGTCCGTGGGAACCACGATCAGACGGTTATCGAGGGGCGCGCGTATGAATCGAGCGATCGATACGCACAAGACAACCTCACCGATGAAAACCTCTCGTGGATCGAAGCGTGTCCTGACAAGCGGGCACTCTTTGAGGACCGAGTCGTTGTCGTCCATGGCCACCCGGACGATCGGTTTCGATACACTGAAGCCTCCAATTTCTCGGCGGATCTTCTGGGCGAGGAAGACGTCCTTGTCCTCGGACATACACATCAACAGGCGAAAGCGGAATACGACAACGGTATCGTCGTTAATCCTGGAAGCATCGGACAACCCCGAGATGGCGACGAAAGGGCTGCATACGCCGTTCTCGACTTGACGGCTCGAACGGTCGAATTACGACGCGTCCCCTACGATATCGACAGACTCGTGGAAAAAATCGAGGAGAGTAGCATCTCCGCTTACCATACGGAGCGATACCGCCACGCAGAGTGA
- a CDS encoding AAA family ATPase, giving the protein MNEGSTLNEWLTEVGGEFSKLDVRIELRDENGNRRLHDLLNRMDGTNTYEDKDPVLRFSLGDPDHEVRYRYSTKPSEVVGERVRRYDRYVFDVVSIRGEKALRGLSFELEFEEATNEPTLPSGDPSTVGVSLSTVCNYDKTREFRVAGLDSERNAVMAFLDDDGDRWGLSSEHGMLLEGPPGTGKTEVVMEVCRELFGSVPVKISGPEILSRWVGESERILRERFETARDDPSNVLYIDEIDSIARSRGKSTQEYSAQIVAQLLVLLDGIDTKRDEDPVKVVASTNMAGVVDEALRRPGRLGRTQSFDTLDETDATAVLHHYLDEIRRHAGQGGAGELSEPLRKFVETGISKELSGEGRREELPSLLSGKTGADIEQIVQQATRIADEKSRSVSEADESGTVRLGVEDLYQAATDSVPSSRMVDPATHTTEGEIPTFAPTAPVVRIDPEEGKEKVRAAFARFLDTYDHERGEFREFVLTEDDALSDPAVLRTRLWEQFTPDDRYPVCVYIHEFLKIDRAAARSQVAETVVETVCDRLVAPPPLNNDAEPVLFGYRANSNTELPRLDRIAVDPRGSERRSNDAVDK; this is encoded by the coding sequence GTGAATGAGGGGTCGACGCTGAACGAGTGGCTAACCGAGGTTGGTGGAGAGTTCTCGAAGCTCGACGTACGGATTGAGCTCCGTGATGAGAACGGCAACCGTCGACTCCACGATCTCTTGAATCGCATGGATGGAACAAATACGTACGAGGATAAAGACCCGGTACTGCGGTTCTCCCTCGGCGACCCTGACCACGAAGTCCGGTATCGCTACAGCACGAAGCCGTCGGAGGTTGTCGGTGAGCGAGTCCGGCGGTACGATCGATACGTATTCGACGTAGTGTCGATCCGCGGCGAGAAGGCACTCAGAGGCCTTTCGTTCGAACTCGAATTCGAGGAGGCTACCAACGAGCCTACACTACCGTCTGGCGACCCGTCGACGGTCGGAGTATCGCTCTCGACGGTATGCAACTACGACAAGACGAGGGAATTCCGGGTTGCGGGGCTCGACAGCGAGCGCAACGCGGTAATGGCATTTCTTGATGACGACGGCGACCGATGGGGACTCTCGTCGGAACATGGGATGTTACTCGAGGGACCACCGGGTACCGGGAAGACGGAAGTCGTCATGGAGGTCTGCCGCGAGCTGTTTGGCTCCGTGCCGGTCAAGATATCCGGACCAGAGATTCTGAGTCGATGGGTTGGAGAGTCCGAGCGTATCCTTCGAGAGAGGTTCGAGACTGCGCGGGATGACCCTTCGAACGTGCTCTACATCGATGAGATTGATTCGATAGCGCGTTCCCGGGGGAAATCAACACAGGAATACAGCGCACAGATTGTGGCCCAGTTGTTGGTTCTACTCGATGGAATCGACACAAAACGCGACGAAGACCCGGTCAAGGTGGTGGCGTCGACGAATATGGCGGGGGTGGTTGATGAGGCTCTCCGCCGTCCCGGTCGACTTGGACGGACCCAATCTTTCGACACTCTTGACGAAACGGACGCGACCGCAGTGCTTCACCACTACCTCGATGAAATTCGACGCCACGCCGGGCAGGGAGGTGCCGGGGAACTCTCTGAACCACTCCGGAAATTCGTAGAGACAGGTATCTCCAAGGAACTCTCCGGTGAGGGCCGGCGAGAGGAACTCCCCTCGCTTCTCTCGGGAAAGACGGGAGCAGACATCGAACAGATCGTCCAGCAGGCGACTCGGATTGCCGACGAGAAGAGCCGATCGGTCAGTGAAGCCGACGAATCAGGGACTGTTCGTCTCGGTGTCGAAGATCTCTACCAGGCAGCGACCGATTCAGTCCCGTCAAGTCGGATGGTGGATCCTGCAACACACACGACTGAAGGTGAAATTCCGACATTCGCTCCTACGGCGCCTGTGGTCCGTATTGATCCCGAAGAAGGGAAGGAGAAAGTGAGAGCTGCGTTCGCCCGGTTTCTCGATACGTATGATCATGAACGGGGTGAATTCAGGGAATTCGTCCTCACCGAGGATGACGCACTGAGCGATCCGGCGGTCCTTCGGACCCGGCTCTGGGAGCAGTTCACCCCGGATGACCGATATCCAGTTTGTGTCTATATCCACGAGTTTCTGAAAATCGACAGAGCGGCGGCTCGCTCTCAGGTCGCGGAGACTGTGGTCGAAACGGTTTGTGACCGCCTCGTCGCACCACCTCCTCTCAACAATGACGCCGAACCAGTACTCTTCGGCTATAGAGCGAACTCCAATACCGAACTCCCAAGACTTGACCGCATCGCCGTCGATCCCCGAGGGTCTGAACGGCGAAGCAACGACGCGGTAGACAAGTAG
- a CDS encoding ParA family protein, with product MLAYTTYSEAGGVGKSTLAANLAVVDARAGRDVLVVDLDPQEASVSYLLDVGERRSDAQADSLVRHMVERERGPFEDLIETSEGVDVIPAHNSLEQLDRHLSRREEEANDFGENWNRNVQLLRVLRENDIHEKYDTLIVDPPATADVKLYNAIHATRSLLVPFEPSGKGRKSVDGLEDLVPGLEENLNISVGVLAIVPNRFKGTNDQQDMLDDIKKREYDIPVVLNERGSLFEGCWRQQCSAFKYIEEHRSRKRDYELETLERIEQLADHLRKTVEAPA from the coding sequence ATGCTGGCCTATACGACGTACTCGGAAGCGGGCGGCGTCGGTAAGTCCACACTCGCGGCGAACCTTGCTGTCGTGGACGCACGCGCGGGTCGAGACGTACTGGTCGTCGACTTGGATCCCCAAGAAGCGTCAGTTTCGTACCTCCTTGATGTGGGCGAACGCCGGAGCGACGCGCAGGCCGATTCCCTCGTTCGACACATGGTCGAACGCGAGCGAGGCCCGTTCGAAGATCTCATTGAAACCAGCGAAGGCGTCGATGTCATTCCGGCACACAATAGCCTTGAACAGCTCGACCGGCATTTGAGTCGACGAGAAGAGGAGGCGAACGACTTCGGTGAGAACTGGAATCGGAACGTCCAGTTATTGCGCGTTCTCCGAGAGAACGACATCCACGAGAAATACGACACCCTCATCGTCGATCCGCCGGCGACGGCCGATGTCAAATTATACAACGCCATCCACGCCACGCGCTCGCTCCTCGTGCCGTTCGAACCATCAGGGAAGGGCCGGAAATCCGTCGACGGACTTGAGGATCTCGTCCCCGGTCTCGAAGAGAACCTCAATATCAGCGTCGGTGTTCTCGCAATCGTCCCTAACCGCTTCAAGGGAACGAACGACCAGCAGGATATGCTCGACGACATCAAGAAACGGGAGTACGACATTCCGGTTGTGCTGAATGAACGCGGATCACTATTCGAGGGCTGCTGGCGACAGCAGTGTTCGGCGTTCAAATACATCGAAGAACATCGATCCCGGAAGCGTGATTACGAACTAGAGACCCTCGAACGGATCGAACAACTCGCCGATCACCTGCGGAAGACCGTGGAGGCTCCGGCATGA
- a CDS encoding McrC family protein yields the protein MTTADLIELSEYDESDPIDLSDDDIEMIESQVDGLRVEYRRGKQVVLHTDHRVGVVALPDGPTIEIQPKIGEPNLVTLLRYANGTEPTYLSHETELESGTNFVDTVAALFLEELEAVLSQGLRREYVDVEGTEEYLRGRLNVQRQLAGGPGKTDFECDYDEFTYDTTLNQTILCVANTLSSLVDSSEIAGELREYESRLRRRVTLREVSIEEAERIELTRLTDYYEKVLALSRLVLKHIYIEDIVAGEGASYSLLIGMNDVFEKVVERTARETVDERDGWSVEGQARTDNLLRGNPSIRMRPDFVVKRHGEPVLVGDAKWKTKVKNNDVYQVVAYQTAYDAPGVLVYPDNDGAVENDYSVKNGYSLAMLELPTGVNTADVGKFGRKNVERFFDFLSGTVG from the coding sequence GTGACAACTGCTGACCTGATAGAACTGTCCGAGTACGACGAATCAGACCCAATCGACCTGTCCGATGACGATATCGAGATGATCGAATCACAGGTCGATGGATTGCGAGTGGAGTACAGACGAGGCAAACAGGTCGTACTGCACACGGATCATCGAGTCGGAGTCGTTGCCCTCCCCGATGGACCCACTATTGAGATACAACCGAAAATCGGGGAGCCAAACCTAGTCACACTGCTACGATACGCAAACGGGACAGAACCAACCTATCTCTCACACGAAACGGAACTCGAAAGCGGGACGAATTTTGTGGACACGGTAGCAGCCCTGTTTCTCGAAGAACTGGAAGCAGTTCTGTCTCAGGGCCTTAGGAGAGAGTACGTCGATGTAGAAGGAACAGAAGAGTATCTCCGGGGCAGATTGAACGTCCAGAGACAGCTCGCAGGAGGTCCCGGTAAGACGGATTTCGAGTGCGATTACGACGAATTCACCTACGATACCACGCTAAACCAGACGATTCTCTGCGTTGCGAACACGCTGTCGTCGCTGGTAGATAGCTCCGAGATCGCTGGCGAACTACGCGAATACGAATCGCGGCTCAGACGACGAGTGACGCTCCGAGAAGTTTCGATCGAGGAAGCCGAACGGATCGAACTGACTCGCCTTACTGATTACTATGAGAAGGTTCTGGCCTTGTCTCGCCTCGTGCTGAAACACATCTACATCGAAGACATCGTCGCCGGTGAGGGTGCATCGTACTCCCTGTTGATCGGAATGAACGACGTGTTCGAAAAGGTAGTCGAGAGAACAGCACGAGAAACCGTGGACGAACGAGATGGCTGGAGCGTGGAAGGACAGGCTCGAACCGACAATCTACTCAGAGGAAATCCGTCGATTCGTATGCGACCTGACTTCGTAGTCAAACGCCACGGTGAGCCAGTACTGGTCGGGGACGCCAAGTGGAAGACCAAAGTCAAGAATAACGACGTCTATCAGGTCGTAGCGTACCAGACAGCCTATGATGCGCCAGGTGTGCTGGTCTATCCAGACAACGATGGTGCTGTCGAGAATGACTACTCCGTGAAGAACGGGTATAGTTTAGCGATGTTGGAGCTACCGACAGGGGTGAATACTGCAGACGTTGGTAAATTTGGTCGAAAAAACGTTGAGCGATTTTTCGATTTTCTTTCTGGGACTGTAGGTTGA
- a CDS encoding helicase-related protein — MYEPGDRVRINDQPAEVIRTDSVGDIEYLRAYIEGVGAKTISVADVEIKPIGSQLDDLPENFEQFHPAHEAVDAERFDLRMEALNLTIAHEQGQLLSISNSLVRLEPYQLACVNQVMESLRQRALIADDVGLGKTIEAGLILKELQARNRADSVLFVVPAHLQKKWVRDMDRFFDIDLTVADRAWVEGERRRLGDAANIWDQDGVQLITSMAFLRQDEFQPALEEAFWDAVVIDEAHKAAQRGDSPSVTSQMAERVAHNSESLLLLSATPHDGKGQGFRSLISYLDPLLVAEDQELSRETVEQMMIRRGKQTIYDDNGERIFPNREVRTMTVSMTPAEEQLYEGVTTYVQEVYNRSEQLNEPAVGFAMALMQKRLVSSVGAIRETLRRRLQGLLEEGGANRELSEDAEAYLDGEDLEENDREAAEQELETLTVVNGDDALQTEIQMLQDLVNQAESIPVDTKAQQVKRYIQQLLEESPNEKLLLFTEYRDTLDYLLEEVSDQPWAEEILVIHGDVDKDDRQQIEDQFNHGEPRLLFATDAASEGIDLQHSCHIMVNYELPWNPNRLEQRIGRIHRYGQDKEVKVWNFQFEGTREGEIFELLQEKVENIRSQVGSTADVLGMLDDINIDDLIMRSVQSEEPPEATAAELEELMEEREQTLLEWYDRSLIDPSTFDAESRERIEAVIDESADVFGTEADIRAFVDRGLEAFGGRLEKRGNQLYDVFLPASLSETGAETQRGPVTFSREFAMDHQGIEYLSPDDSLVLGLREQLLAGDDGVVGLKLLPFIENPGITFVYRVGFEDGTGEMIQEELVPVFVDLETKSPRRPVGEQVLEAETIRASPDSGAVRELLVNRDELEAAAEEYVANVLGTVQSDISADRATEVEQERANLEAYAEAERERIQAFISEYQQQAAAGEDMEISIRGQRRRLDRLDERVDERKAELERRRQVISLAPEVEGYCLALPIQ; from the coding sequence ATGTACGAGCCAGGAGACCGCGTTCGGATCAACGACCAACCGGCGGAAGTCATTCGCACCGACAGCGTCGGCGATATCGAGTATCTCCGGGCCTACATCGAGGGTGTCGGCGCGAAGACGATCTCCGTCGCAGACGTCGAGATCAAGCCGATTGGGAGCCAACTGGACGACCTCCCGGAGAACTTTGAGCAGTTCCACCCGGCCCATGAGGCCGTCGACGCCGAGCGATTTGACCTCCGGATGGAGGCACTCAATCTGACCATCGCCCACGAACAGGGCCAACTGCTCTCGATTTCGAACTCGCTGGTGCGACTGGAGCCCTACCAACTGGCGTGTGTGAACCAGGTCATGGAGTCGCTTCGACAGCGGGCGCTCATCGCTGATGACGTCGGGCTGGGCAAGACCATTGAGGCAGGGCTCATCTTGAAAGAGCTGCAAGCACGGAATCGTGCCGACAGCGTGCTGTTCGTCGTTCCGGCCCACCTCCAGAAGAAGTGGGTCCGGGACATGGACCGGTTTTTCGACATCGATCTGACCGTCGCCGACCGAGCGTGGGTCGAGGGCGAGCGGCGACGGCTGGGCGACGCGGCCAACATCTGGGACCAGGACGGCGTCCAGCTGATCACGAGCATGGCCTTCCTCCGGCAGGACGAGTTCCAGCCCGCCTTAGAGGAGGCGTTCTGGGACGCCGTCGTCATTGATGAAGCCCACAAGGCCGCCCAGCGTGGGGACAGCCCCTCAGTTACCTCACAGATGGCCGAACGAGTGGCACATAATTCCGAATCGCTGTTGCTGTTGAGTGCAACGCCCCATGACGGGAAGGGACAAGGGTTCCGGTCGCTGATCAGCTATCTCGACCCATTGCTTGTCGCAGAGGACCAAGAGTTGAGTCGGGAGACCGTCGAGCAGATGATGATTCGGCGGGGGAAACAGACCATCTACGACGACAACGGCGAGCGGATCTTCCCCAACCGAGAGGTCCGGACGATGACGGTGTCGATGACGCCCGCTGAGGAGCAACTGTACGAGGGTGTGACGACCTATGTGCAGGAGGTGTACAACCGCTCGGAGCAGCTCAACGAGCCCGCTGTGGGCTTTGCGATGGCGCTGATGCAGAAGCGCCTGGTCTCCAGCGTGGGTGCGATTCGGGAGACGCTGCGTCGACGACTGCAGGGGTTGTTGGAGGAGGGCGGCGCCAATCGGGAGCTATCCGAGGATGCCGAAGCGTATCTCGACGGCGAGGACTTAGAGGAGAACGATCGGGAGGCCGCCGAGCAGGAACTGGAGACCCTGACGGTGGTCAACGGCGATGACGCCCTGCAGACAGAAATCCAGATGCTCCAGGACCTGGTGAATCAGGCTGAATCGATTCCGGTCGACACGAAAGCTCAGCAGGTCAAGCGCTACATCCAGCAGCTGTTGGAAGAAAGCCCCAACGAGAAGCTGTTACTGTTCACAGAATACCGGGATACGCTCGATTATCTGTTGGAGGAAGTATCGGACCAGCCCTGGGCGGAGGAGATTCTGGTGATCCACGGCGACGTCGATAAGGACGACCGACAGCAGATCGAGGATCAGTTCAACCACGGCGAGCCTCGGCTTTTGTTTGCGACTGATGCAGCCAGTGAGGGGATCGACCTCCAGCACAGCTGCCACATCATGGTGAACTACGAACTCCCCTGGAACCCCAACCGCCTTGAACAGCGGATCGGTCGGATTCACCGCTATGGACAGGACAAGGAAGTCAAGGTCTGGAACTTCCAGTTCGAGGGGACACGGGAGGGCGAGATTTTCGAGTTGTTGCAGGAAAAGGTCGAAAATATTCGCTCCCAAGTTGGGTCGACCGCGGACGTGCTGGGGATGCTTGACGATATCAACATCGACGACCTGATTATGCGGTCGGTCCAGAGCGAGGAGCCCCCCGAAGCGACCGCGGCGGAGTTAGAGGAGCTCATGGAGGAGCGTGAGCAAACCCTGCTTGAGTGGTACGACCGCAGTCTGATCGACCCAAGCACGTTCGACGCTGAGAGTCGGGAGCGAATTGAGGCCGTAATCGATGAATCGGCCGACGTGTTTGGGACGGAAGCCGATATCCGGGCCTTTGTCGATCGGGGATTGGAAGCTTTCGGTGGACGCCTTGAGAAGCGTGGCAACCAGCTGTATGATGTCTTCTTGCCAGCGTCGCTCTCAGAGACTGGTGCCGAAACCCAGCGTGGGCCCGTAACCTTCTCCCGAGAGTTCGCGATGGATCATCAGGGAATCGAGTATCTCTCCCCTGACGATTCGCTCGTGTTGGGGCTGCGCGAGCAGTTGTTGGCCGGTGACGATGGAGTTGTCGGGTTGAAGCTCTTGCCATTCATTGAGAACCCCGGGATTACGTTCGTCTACAGGGTCGGCTTCGAGGACGGAACTGGCGAGATGATTCAGGAGGAGTTGGTTCCGGTCTTCGTCGATCTGGAGACAAAGAGTCCGCGGCGGCCGGTCGGCGAGCAGGTACTTGAGGCTGAGACGATTCGAGCTAGCCCCGATTCGGGAGCCGTTCGGGAGCTGCTGGTCAATCGCGACGAGCTCGAAGCCGCTGCCGAGGAGTACGTCGCGAACGTCTTGGGGACAGTCCAGAGCGACATTTCCGCCGACCGAGCCACTGAGGTTGAGCAGGAACGGGCGAATTTGGAAGCGTATGCCGAGGCAGAGCGTGAGCGGATTCAGGCTTTTATTTCGGAGTACCAGCAGCAGGCTGCCGCTGGAGAAGATATGGAGATTTCGATCCGAGGACAGCGACGTCGATTGGACCGGTTGGATGAGCGGGTGGATGAACGGAAGGCTGAGCTCGAACGCCGCCGGCAAGTAATCTCACTTGCACCGGAGGTAGAGGGGTACTGTCTGGCGCTGCCGATTCAGTGA